From the genome of Turicibacter faecis, one region includes:
- a CDS encoding NAD(P)/FAD-dependent oxidoreductase, with amino-acid sequence MNSYDVIIVGAGPAGIFAAYELSLKNKDLKVALIDKGLDIYRRRCPILEHKIKKCPVIKDHVGCMPACSITNGFGGAGAYSDGKFNITHEFGGWMTDYLSNTEVEDLIEYVDNINLRHGATSDITDPTTDKVREIEKRGYAVGLKLLRAKVRHLGTEQNLEILKSIYEEMKDRVDYHFKTEVKDVIVENNEVRGVVLANGETMKANQVFLAPGRDGSVWLKDVMRGQKIPMKNLQVDIGVRVETSDIVMQEINEHLYEGKFMYRTSVGTVVRTFCSNPSGHVVVENHSGTMLANGHAYKDPKLGSKNTNFALLVSHTFEEPFDQPNEFAHEVSHLANKLSNGSIIVQKYGDILKGRRTTPKRLKEGFVEPTLKEAVPGDLGLVLPYNTMKSLIEMTEALDHVTPGIASEHTLFYGVEAKFYSARPEIDNKFETKVKGLFVGGDGAGVTRGLAQAGASGVLVARHILDRYEA; translated from the coding sequence ATGAATAGTTATGATGTGATTATTGTTGGTGCAGGACCGGCAGGAATTTTTGCCGCTTATGAGTTGTCATTAAAGAATAAGGATTTAAAGGTTGCGTTGATTGATAAAGGGCTAGATATTTACCGACGTCGATGCCCAATACTTGAGCATAAAATAAAGAAATGTCCAGTGATTAAAGATCATGTAGGTTGTATGCCGGCGTGTTCTATTACGAATGGCTTTGGTGGGGCAGGGGCCTATTCAGATGGTAAATTTAATATTACACATGAGTTTGGTGGATGGATGACAGATTATTTATCAAACACTGAAGTAGAAGATTTGATAGAATACGTGGATAATATTAATTTAAGGCACGGAGCAACTAGTGATATTACAGATCCAACGACTGATAAAGTTCGTGAGATTGAGAAACGTGGTTATGCTGTAGGATTGAAATTGTTACGTGCGAAAGTTCGACATTTAGGGACGGAACAAAATTTAGAAATATTAAAGAGTATTTATGAGGAAATGAAAGATCGTGTGGATTATCATTTTAAAACTGAAGTTAAGGATGTCATTGTTGAAAACAATGAAGTTCGCGGTGTGGTCCTTGCAAATGGAGAGACAATGAAAGCAAATCAAGTTTTCTTAGCTCCTGGGCGTGATGGATCAGTTTGGTTAAAAGATGTGATGCGTGGTCAAAAAATCCCAATGAAGAATTTACAAGTCGATATTGGGGTACGTGTTGAAACTTCGGATATTGTTATGCAAGAGATTAATGAACATTTATACGAAGGAAAGTTTATGTATCGTACGAGTGTTGGAACAGTAGTTCGAACATTTTGTTCAAATCCATCAGGACATGTTGTAGTGGAAAATCATTCAGGAACGATGTTGGCGAACGGTCATGCTTATAAGGACCCTAAACTTGGAAGTAAGAATACTAATTTTGCTTTATTAGTCTCTCATACGTTTGAGGAGCCTTTCGATCAACCGAATGAATTTGCACATGAGGTGTCTCATTTAGCAAATAAGTTATCAAATGGTTCGATTATTGTGCAGAAGTACGGGGATATTTTGAAGGGAAGACGTACGACGCCTAAACGATTAAAAGAAGGATTTGTTGAACCAACACTTAAGGAGGCTGTCCCAGGTGATTTAGGATTAGTGCTTCCATATAATACGATGAAGTCATTAATTGAAATGACGGAAGCTCTTGACCATGTGACTCCAGGTATTGCTTCTGAGCATACGTTGTTTTATGGTGTAGAGGCAAAGTTCTACTCTGCCCGTCCTGAAATTGATAATAAATTCGAAACAAAGGTAAAAGGTTTATTTGTAGGTGGCGATGGGGCTGGTGTGACTCGCGGACTGGCGCAGGCAGGAGCGAGTGGTGTTCTAGTAGCACGTCATATCTTAGACCGCTATGAGGCATAG
- a CDS encoding sensor histidine kinase: MRLDRKLFWSYIITILIAISTSFTLFTVTSNQFLSYRLLDSMKKEMDLIQENLMVYNTGYFQPGVVIRNHIMQLVESELIIIQDNETVFYENKAILDDLQTYGVESTYFKKHYLMISGSVEVMDWKFDIILLRDKGTVVDLNRLNLNILFITSLVSMLIAAFFGVYVQNNISRPIHLLKNKIRNFQENLEAPEVTIYTGDEIQELDEDIVRMAKAIVNNDRKRKAFFENTSHELKTPLMNIRGYAEGLKDGIFSIDEAADVISKESESLRTLVESILYLSKLEDATHDRYQLQVVDLNVFLDGFYHKMAGLVADKGLELRLNLDRSVFVKLDDDKMIRALSNIITNAVRYAKTMISITTKIDEDWVEIRLFNDGPQIKETDLPYIFDRFYKGDKGQSGLGLSIVQSIITTHQGVIEALNVENGVCMSVKLPYVKPSNKRRSSEVKKG; encoded by the coding sequence ATGAGATTAGATCGCAAATTATTTTGGAGTTACATTATTACCATTTTAATTGCCATTTCCACATCGTTTACGTTGTTTACTGTAACGTCTAATCAGTTTTTATCATATCGATTGTTAGATAGTATGAAAAAGGAAATGGATTTAATTCAAGAAAATTTGATGGTTTATAATACAGGTTACTTTCAACCAGGTGTTGTCATTCGTAATCACATTATGCAACTGGTGGAGTCGGAGTTAATTATTATTCAGGATAATGAGACTGTTTTTTATGAAAATAAGGCAATCCTGGATGATTTACAGACTTATGGAGTTGAGAGTACCTATTTCAAAAAGCACTATTTAATGATTTCAGGTAGTGTTGAGGTGATGGACTGGAAATTTGATATTATTTTATTAAGAGATAAAGGAACGGTTGTTGATTTAAATCGCTTGAATTTAAATATTTTATTTATTACTTCATTAGTGAGTATGTTAATTGCGGCATTTTTTGGAGTTTATGTACAAAATAATATTTCTAGACCGATTCATTTATTAAAGAATAAGATTCGTAATTTTCAGGAAAATTTAGAGGCACCAGAGGTGACGATTTATACGGGAGATGAGATTCAGGAATTGGATGAGGATATTGTCCGCATGGCCAAGGCTATTGTTAATAATGACCGAAAACGCAAAGCATTTTTTGAGAATACGTCTCATGAGTTAAAAACGCCGCTCATGAATATTCGAGGATATGCTGAGGGGCTAAAGGATGGTATTTTCTCGATTGATGAGGCTGCGGACGTGATTTCTAAAGAAAGTGAATCTCTTCGAACGTTGGTAGAATCAATTTTATATTTGTCTAAGCTTGAAGATGCGACTCATGATCGATATCAATTACAAGTTGTTGATTTAAATGTCTTCTTAGATGGATTTTATCATAAGATGGCAGGTCTTGTTGCGGACAAAGGGTTAGAACTTCGCTTGAATTTAGATCGATCTGTCTTTGTCAAATTAGATGATGATAAGATGATTCGCGCGTTATCTAATATTATTACTAATGCCGTTCGTTATGCAAAGACGATGATTTCTATTACGACAAAGATTGATGAGGACTGGGTGGAAATTCGTTTATTTAATGATGGTCCCCAAATTAAAGAGACTGATTTACCGTATATTTTTGATCGTTTTTATAAGGGTGATAAAGGTCAGTCAGGACTTGGCCTGTCTATTGTGCAAAGTATTATTACGACTCATCAGGGAGTAATTGAAGCGTTGAATGTTGAGAATGGAGTCTGCATGAGTGTAAAGTTACCTTATGTTAAGCCGTCTAATAAACGGCGATCAAGTGAAGTGAAGAAGGGCTGA
- a CDS encoding response regulator transcription factor translates to MKHIFVIDDDANIRQLILRYLEKEGYRVTTFENADTVLEAFNAMQPDALVLDIMMPGTMDGLDLCKKIRMVSQVPIIFVSAKDEAVDRIIGLELGADDYLSKPFSPRELLVRLKIIFRRIEPVVINEVETSIYQIKDMKIDDSKRVCTVNDVEMTLTNNEYMLLAYLVKNKNISFTRENLIQNIWGYDYVGESRMIDDLVKRLRKKLKAMNAKVEITTVWGYGYRIDDNN, encoded by the coding sequence ATGAAACATATTTTTGTAATAGATGATGATGCAAACATCAGACAGTTAATTTTAAGGTATTTGGAAAAGGAAGGTTATCGTGTGACGACGTTTGAAAATGCGGACACGGTATTAGAGGCTTTTAATGCGATGCAGCCAGACGCCCTAGTTTTGGATATTATGATGCCTGGGACGATGGATGGACTTGATTTATGTAAAAAGATTCGAATGGTGAGCCAGGTTCCAATTATTTTTGTTTCTGCAAAAGATGAGGCGGTTGATCGTATTATTGGGCTTGAATTAGGGGCAGATGATTATTTATCTAAGCCATTTAGTCCTCGTGAGTTGTTGGTTCGATTAAAGATTATTTTTCGTCGAATTGAACCGGTGGTGATTAATGAGGTGGAGACGAGTATTTATCAAATTAAGGATATGAAGATTGATGACTCGAAGCGTGTTTGCACGGTGAATGATGTGGAGATGACGTTAACTAATAATGAATATATGTTACTAGCTTATTTGGTGAAAAATAAAAATATTTCATTTACTCGTGAAAATTTGATTCAGAATATATGGGGATACGATTATGTGGGGGAATCTCGCATGATTGACGACTTGGTAAAACGCCTTCGTAAAAAATTAAAAGCGATGAATGCTAAGGTGGAAATTACTACAGTCTGGGGTTATGGTTATCGAATTGATGATAATAATTAG
- a CDS encoding adenylosuccinate synthase, whose product MVKTVVVVGTQWGDEGKGKITDYLAQRADIVARYQGGNNAGHTIEFNGQQFKLRLIPSGVFNSEKVILGNGMVINPESLLEEIAYLNDAGISTDHIRISNRAHVIFPYHIELDGLQEELKGDQKVGTTKRGIGPCYADKYARIGIRIGELMDKEVFATRLKEQLEAKNEILAKYGKTTFSYDEIYTKYCEYAEIIRPYVTDTSYELDEAFNEGKKVLFEGAQGVMLDIDHGTYPFVTSSNPSAGAVTTGLGVGPTKIEEVIGVVKAYSTRVGEGAFPTEIEGETANRIREIGREYGTVTGRPRRIGWFDSVVVSHTRRVSGLTGISVNLLDVLSGLDTLKICTAYKLDGKVIKYVPSTIKEFERCIPVYEEMPGWQEDITGVTSFEELPIAAQNYLRRIEELIGAKVAIFSVGPDREQTILLKELF is encoded by the coding sequence ATGGTAAAAACAGTAGTAGTTGTAGGAACACAATGGGGAGATGAAGGAAAAGGAAAAATTACGGATTATTTGGCTCAACGTGCAGATATTGTAGCGCGTTATCAAGGTGGAAACAACGCTGGACATACGATTGAATTTAATGGACAACAATTTAAGTTACGATTGATTCCTTCAGGAGTTTTCAATTCGGAGAAGGTTATTTTAGGAAATGGGATGGTTATTAATCCTGAGTCATTATTAGAGGAAATTGCATATTTGAATGATGCTGGAATTAGTACGGATCATATTCGTATTTCTAACCGTGCCCATGTTATTTTCCCATATCATATTGAGTTAGATGGTCTTCAGGAAGAGTTAAAAGGGGATCAAAAGGTTGGGACAACTAAACGTGGAATTGGGCCATGTTACGCAGATAAATATGCTCGTATCGGAATTCGTATTGGAGAATTAATGGATAAGGAAGTATTTGCGACTCGCTTGAAGGAACAATTAGAGGCGAAGAATGAGATTTTAGCTAAGTATGGAAAGACGACATTCTCGTATGATGAAATTTACACTAAATATTGTGAGTATGCAGAGATTATTCGTCCATACGTAACGGATACTTCATATGAATTAGACGAGGCATTTAATGAAGGTAAAAAGGTATTATTTGAAGGTGCACAAGGAGTTATGTTAGATATTGATCACGGGACATATCCGTTTGTTACGTCATCAAATCCTTCTGCAGGGGCTGTAACAACTGGATTAGGTGTAGGTCCAACGAAAATTGAGGAAGTGATTGGGGTTGTAAAAGCTTATTCAACACGTGTTGGTGAAGGAGCGTTCCCAACTGAAATTGAAGGTGAAACTGCAAACCGTATTCGTGAGATTGGACGTGAATATGGAACTGTAACAGGTCGTCCTCGTCGTATTGGATGGTTTGATAGTGTAGTTGTGTCTCATACTCGTCGAGTAAGTGGTTTAACAGGAATCTCTGTTAATTTATTAGACGTTTTATCAGGACTTGACACATTAAAAATTTGTACAGCATACAAATTGGATGGAAAGGTAATTAAGTACGTACCTTCAACAATTAAGGAATTTGAACGTTGTATTCCTGTTTACGAGGAGATGCCAGGTTGGCAAGAGGATATTACAGGTGTAACTTCATTTGAGGAATTACCAATTGCAGCGCAAAATTACTTACGTCGCATTGAAGAGTTAATTGGAGCTAAAGTAGCTATTTTCAGTGTTGGACCAGATCGTGAGCAAACTATTTTATTAAAAGAATTATTCTAA